The genomic stretch AATTTTTTTGGAAATATGCTATGCTAGTACCCTTTAGTTTGTCTTAGAACTAAGATAATcccttattatttaattaatactctTTTACTACCTGTTGTCTTACCACCAATTTAGTAATTTATtgttttaatgctaaaaaatgaAGAACttattgttcaaaaataaaaattggacACGTAAATGATACAAATGAGATAAAATAGGCATTGTAATTTGTATGTGCTATCTACTATAGATATGCCTTGGTAGTAATAATCTAACAGAAGCTGCTAGGGACTTTCAAAAGTCCACCACCCAAGTTGGTACCTGGCCACCAAGACTCAGTGGTACAGAAATTAAAAGTCCCCACGTGGTTCCACCCAAAACAAAGGTCAAAATTCCTGATAAAGAAGTGATTTGATGGAAGTTAAATGCCATCCATACATTTACTAATATTGATCTTAAAAGAGaaaactaatcttttctttattgTTGTGTTGTTTTGACTATTATTCTTATAACAAGTTTTCAAAGAAAAAACTTTGGCAGAAACTGAACACATGGAGCTTTTTTCTTCAAGGTAGGAGGATGGTCTCATATCATTTATATGGACTGGAGTcacatataattaaattaattttatacgCGTAAACTTGTCCTACTCTACTTCGATTATTCTTTAAAATTAGTACATGTATCTATTAGATTGTGGAAAGTGATTTAGAATAAGAATAGAGTGTATGGTAAGAAGCATGAGGTTATATTTCAAAAtcaattggtgatgagtggagtaatTCATGCTCTTATGTATTATTGAATGTAGCCACATACTTTACATGTGAAACATCTTTCTCTAACATCCCCTAAAAAAAGTGACTATTTTTGCTCACTAATCTTGGACGGCTCGATCACAAGTGATTTTTTGACTTTTTTTGGCTCACTATCCCTGAATTACTACAAGTGACTTTTTTTGGACCGATTTTTGGATTTTGATCGGATACATACTtgttagagtttttttttttttgctcttgaTACCATATTAGAATGTGGAAAGTGGTCTAGAAGTAGAATATAGTGCATGGTAAGAAGCATGAAGTTCcatcttaaaattaattagtgaTGAGTGGAATAACTCATGCTCTTATGTATTATTAAATGTACCCACATGTGAGATATTTTTCTCAAACATTTATGTGATACTAATTAATTCTAAAGATTAGTCAATAGTGAATGGTCAATACTTGCTTTGGCTATAGTGTAGTTGATTGGAACTTGCCTGAATGGTTAATGGTAAAGAAATTGGCATTATTGATGAAATGATATTGGTGGTGTAGAAAAGCCTTCTCTGCTTCTCTGACCAGTCTGTGTACCAAAGGGAAAGCAAAGATCTTCTCTACAAGATTTTCCATGGGTAACCTTCTTTATCTTATGATCATCTCCTTCTTATTGTTCCTTACAACTACCCATGCAAAATCAAATCATTATTGTCCACCTTCTTCTTGTGGTGATATCACCAACATAACCACTCCTTTACGACTTAACACCGATCCAAAACACTGTGGCTACTCCCCTTTTGAGCTTTCTTGCGAGAACAATCTTACGGTATTATACTCAAATTCTGTGAAATATTTCGTGAGGTCAATCAATTATGCCAATCACACCATTAGAATTGTGCACCCCAATCTTAACAAAACCAATTGCTCCTCTCTCCCAAATAACAATCAGGGAGAATTAGATTCGTTCAAAGGTTTCAGCTCTTACGGCATCAACTTGTTCGAAACAAAGACAATAGTTTTCTTGAAATGTGAGAGTCGAGTAAATTCCTCTGATTATATAGACACTGCTCCTTGCAACATTGGTGGTTCTTTAGCCTCCCAATATTCCGAAACCaaaactactactgctgctgatctttattattattatgtggtCGATGGTGGCTTTAAGGTTTCTGATTTGGCGATTGGGTGCCGCACGGAGCTAAGGACCTTCGTATCGAATCAGATAGTGGTGAATGGGAGGACTACTTCTTATGTGGACATTCACAACCACCTTGCTTATGGCTTTGAGCTTTCATGGTTGAACTCATATATCAACGATGGGGGTCTCTGCTTCATCAACGATTCCAACGAGAGGCAATGTTGTAAGTAGTGATCTTCTTCACTTTCTAATGAATGAACTACTTCAACTTTCTTCTGATCAGCTAATGTTGAATTTATATTGGATGATTGCAGTTTTGTGGGATTGGGCTTCACCATTAAGTAACAATTCTTTCTTCCGCACTTGTTATAAAATTGTTTTTAATTAACATGTAGTGTTTTAGAACTTAATGTTTCATCACATATTTTTTTCTGATATTCATTGTTTTCTTGCAGAGACTTTCTTGGACATAATGGCCTTATTAACACCTGGGCTGGGTACGTAATTAAAAGAGCTCTTACTTTTAGAAATCTATAATGgaaagtttattttatttaatagaaCAACTTAACTAATTTAAAAAGAattaatatttgaaaaatatGATTCATTCAGAGAACATTTAAAACATAAATCAATAGAAATTTATTTTTTGGTTGATAAAACTTTttaaatgtattaatttatttttattatatattttaatttttataaatatttaaaataaataaacataaacatattaaaaaagaaatagaccaaaacattctctataatttaaaaaaaaaataaaaaacattaaaCTAAGAATTCGTTAGATacaacactttttatatataaaaatatggtttattctagttttaaaattaaatattttttaacaaaaaatatccataaatttcatataataaaatattgaaaaaaaatcaaaattaaaactataatttaaaattgtatatgatcaaattttaattatttgatttaaaaaaaaattaaagcgaacaaaaagttatatatataaatatatattatataattaatgacTTGAGTAATTAAAATAGGTAATTTcttattgaaataaaaattaaacatcaaaataagaaaatatgtttatttattatttattttactattacatacacgtttggataaacaaaatatgtcaaattacaaaagaaataataaaaaaaaaaactaaagcacATAAATTTTTTCTGTTgtagttttgaaaacataattgataaaatgatttaaatactttaatatgaaattttaaaatatgtgatgataaattattatggctcatttattactttttattttatattatttagatgaatttattatttttgatttatttaccttatttagatagtTTTAAAACTAACggtgttagaaaacaataaaaaagtgTTAAATCTAACGGAAAACAAAAATTTCcattaaactcacatttataatatataaagatatgtgTTATTATAATAGGAACCTTATTTTCTACCTATTGGTagaaattttatttgtttttggcACGTGGACAAATTGTAGccccaatttttttatatggcggtgtacattgtagttatagagGATcttctacaaattttcaagaaattatgaataattttagGTGCCAAAATTAAGattcaaatagtttgttgcacacatgtttgttttgtttttttatgcgCGCATGAAAAAAGCTATTTGAATTCTAATATTGACatcataaattattcataattttaaaataatttgtgaGAGGTCttctataattataatatatatcatcatataaaaaaatgaaattacaaCTTAAACTATGGGATGGGGCATATTATTAGTGGTCCCTTTGGTAGATCTCTTCCCAATGCTCTTGCCCTGAATGTCAAGACTCTTTTCCCAAAATAAAAAgactatttaaatttttttttctaagcTTCAATCCTCTTGGTATCTTATCATAAACTTAGTATAAAACTTTTAAGTACTTAGTATAAGATGAATTCTTAGGTGAAATCAACCTGATGCATAATTATGAACTAAAGTCAAAAGTTTATTTTGGTAAATGCAGCAGCACATGCAGGACTAAAATTTATATTGGGGACTCCATTTGTAGTTGCTTTTTTAATCTATAAATGGCGAAGGCGTCATTTATCAATGTATAATTCTATTGAGGAGTTTCTTCATACACAAAATAACCTCATTCCTATAAGATACTCATTCAGAGAGATAAAAAAGATGACTCGAAATTTCAAGAACAAATTAGGTGAAGGAGGTTATGGTTCTGTATTCAAAGGAAAGCTTCGTAGTGGTCGTATTGTTGCAGTTAAGATATTGAGTAAATCCAAAGGAAATGGGCAAGACTTTATCAATGAAATTGCTACAATTGGAAGAATTCATCATGTTAATGTTGTTCATTTGATAGGCTTTTGTGTCCACTCCTCAAAGCATGCTCTTGTGTATGATTTCATGGCTAATGGATCTttggaaaaatatatattttctcaagAAGGAGGAGTTATCTCCTTAAGTTGCAAGCAAATTTTTGAAATTTCACTTGGCGTGGCACGTGGAATTGAGTACATGCACCAAGGATGTTACATGCAAATTTTACACTTTGATATTAAACCCCACAACATTCTCTTGGATGAAAATTTTATTCCAAAAGTTTCTGATTTTGGGTTAGCAAGATTGCGCCCATTAGGAAATAATACTATGTCCCTAACTACAGCAAGAGGAACCTTAGGATACATAGCACcagaactattttacaaaaatattggAGGAGTTTCTAATAAAGCTGATGTGTATAGTTTTGGAATGTTACTGATGGAAATGACaggtaaaagaaaaaatatagacGCACTTGCAGAAAATACTAGCCAAATTTACTTTCCTTCATGGGCACATGATCAATTAAGTCAAGGAAAAAATGTAGACGTAGCAACAACAGATACAGATGGggaaatttcaaaaattataaagaaGATGATTATAGTAGCATTATGGTGTATACAACTAAAGCCAAGTGATCGCCCTACAATGAACAAAGTCATAGAATTGCTTGAAGGAGAAGTTGAATGTCTACAAATGCCTCCTAAGCCTTCCCTATGTGAATTAGAGAAGCCGATTGAGCATGTCCAAGAAACATTGTATTCAGTTGAGTCAACAATACCATCATTAACACTCCCAAGATAAGTTCAAATCTACATCCAAACGATTGGCATTTGCAGCCTTtgcactatttttttttaaaatttttttatagatattgTTGGTTTTTATCTTTGCTATGTGCAAAATATTATTGCAAGCttggaagaatttttttttttttataggtaATTTGTGTGACAATAAATAATAGATCGAGTAGttaaattaatatttcaaatagaAGCAATCAGTCATAGTATATTTTATTGTCATTTGTGATTTATTTTTTCTAATGTGTAagtatattttgttttcttgattTAACTCTGATTTGTAGGATTGAGATCAattcttatataaatatcattTGATGTAAATTAAATTCTATATTTACACATAATTTTTGAgatttttattttcataaaaaatGATAACTCATATATTTATGccattattattttgttttagtAACATTAAGATATTCCAGTATAAAGTGTAGTGACACTTGAAACGACACTATTATTCTTTTTAGCAATATTTGGAAAATGTCACTAGTTACACTTCAAATGTCACTAAATTACGTAGTAGAAATTAGATACAGTAGCCACTTTTACGTAA from Humulus lupulus chromosome 5, drHumLupu1.1, whole genome shotgun sequence encodes the following:
- the LOC133834512 gene encoding rust resistance kinase Lr10-like, with protein sequence MIISFLLFLTTTHAKSNHYCPPSSCGDITNITTPLRLNTDPKHCGYSPFELSCENNLTVLYSNSVKYFVRSINYANHTIRIVHPNLNKTNCSSLPNNNQGELDSFKGFSSYGINLFETKTIVFLKCESRVNSSDYIDTAPCNIGGSLASQYSETKTTTAADLYYYYVVDGGFKVSDLAIGCRTELRTFVSNQIVVNGRTTSYVDIHNHLAYGFELSWLNSYINDGGLCFINDSNERQCFLWDWASPLKTFLDIMALLTPGLAAHAGLKFILGTPFVVAFLIYKWRRRHLSMYNSIEEFLHTQNNLIPIRYSFREIKKMTRNFKNKLGEGGYGSVFKGKLRSGRIVAVKILSKSKGNGQDFINEIATIGRIHHVNVVHLIGFCVHSSKHALVYDFMANGSLEKYIFSQEGGVISLSCKQIFEISLGVARGIEYMHQGCYMQILHFDIKPHNILLDENFIPKVSDFGLARLRPLGNNTMSLTTARGTLGYIAPELFYKNIGGVSNKADVYSFGMLLMEMTGKRKNIDALAENTSQIYFPSWAHDQLSQGKNVDVATTDTDGEISKIIKKMIIVALWCIQLKPSDRPTMNKVIELLEGEVECLQMPPKPSLCELEKPIEHVQETLYSVESTIPSLTLPR